The following coding sequences lie in one Arachis ipaensis cultivar K30076 chromosome B03, Araip1.1, whole genome shotgun sequence genomic window:
- the LOC107631769 gene encoding 20 kDa chaperonin, chloroplastic, whose protein sequence is MATAQLTASSISSRNVSSFEGLRPSAVQFPSVVRIGTLTQRSFRGLVVKAATVVAPKYTAIRPLGDRVLVKIKEAEEKTDGGILLPSTAQTKPQGGEVVAVGEGKSVGKSKIEISVQTGAQVVYSKYAGTEVEFNGAKHLILKDDDIVGILETEEIKDLKPLNDRVLIQVAQAEDKTAGGLLLTEATKEKPSIGTVIAVGPGPLDEEGNRKPLSVNPGNTVLYSKYAGNDFKGKDGSDYIALRVSDIMAVLS, encoded by the exons ATGGCGACAGCTCAGCTAACAGCATCCTCAATTTCCTCGAGGAACGTGTCGTCGTTCGAAGGGCTTCGACCTTCGGCAGTTCAGTTCCCCTCCGTCGTCAGAATTGGAACCCTCACTCAAAGGTCCTTCCGGGGTTTGGTTGTGAAAGCCGCAACTGTTGTTGCTCCAAAG TACACTGCTATTAGGCCTCTTGGCGACAGAGTACTGGTTAAAATTAAGGAAGCAGAAGAGAAGACGGACGGAGGAATTCTACTTCCTTCAACTGCTCAAACAAAGCCACAGGGTGGTGAAGTTGTTGCTGTTGGAGAGGGGAAATCTGTTGGGAAGAGCAAAATAGAGATTAGTGTGCAG ACTGGTGCACAAGTTGTGTATTCGAAGTATGCTGGTACTGAGGTGGAGTTCAATGGGGCAAAGCATCTTATACTGAAGGACGATGACATTGTTGGTATCCTCGAGACCGAAGAGATCAAGGATCTTAAACCGTTGAATGATAGAGTCTTAATACAG GTTGCACAAGCAGAGGACAAAACTGCAGGTGGTTTGTTGCTTACCGAAGCAACCAAGGAGAAACCTTCGATCGGAACG GTGATTGCGGTGGGCCCAGGGCCTCTTGATGAGGAAGGTAACAGGAAACCGTTGTCTGTTAATCCTGGGAACACAGTGTTGTACTCCAAATATGCTGGGAACGACTTCAAGGGAAAAGATGGTTCGGACTACATTGCATTGAGGGTCTCAGATATCATGGCTGTCCTTTCCTAG
- the LOC107631764 gene encoding protein PLASTID MOVEMENT IMPAIRED 1 has product MAADSSSANAFLEELEALSDSLYKSHTTRRTASLVLPRTSSPSVPSAQEEDVKVNAKPRSRRLSLSPWRSRPKLEDAKAPPTTQSPGETRKLDESSGDGDKKGIWSWKPIRALSHIGMQKLSCLFSVEVVAAQGLPSSMNGLRLSVCVRKKETKDGAVKTMPSRVTQGAADFEETLFIRCHVYATQAGGAAKQVKFEPRPFLIYLFAVDAKELDFGRSSVDLSELIKESIEKNHEGTRVRQWDTSFSLSGKAKGGELVLKLGFQIMQKDGGLDIYNQLENPNSNSNSKTSSSSSKLRNFSSFARKQSKTSFSMPSPRMTSKNDARRQADIQGMDDLNLDDPNPKPEKVEDFDLPDFEVVDKGVEVQEKEEDGGESEKPLPVKSTPPGEVVKEIVHDHLHLTRLSELDSIAQQIKALESMMGEDDKYMKLEDETQSQRLDADEETVTMEFLQLLEDQDFKGYSFNQPEIPPLQLEGQKESSSADAESKVYLPDLGKGLGCVVQTRDGGYLASMNPLDMAVERKDTPKLAMQMSKPFVLESHQSVTGFELFQKLAGIGLDELSSQILSLMPIDELRGKTAEQVAFEGIASAIIHGRSKEGASSSAARIVSSVKSMANAMSSGRKERISSGIWNVDEDPVSAEKLLAFAMQKIESMAVEALKIQAEMAEEEAPFEVSALSSKKGDIESGKEILASASSLEDWIKDNASSESEAEKATLMLVVQLRDPLRRYEAVGGPMLVVVHATQAEEKEEEEEKKFKLSSMHVGGFKVRSGTKKNSWDSERQRLTAMQWLVSYGFGKAAKKGKQALQKGQDLLWTISSRIVADMWLKTMRNPDIKLLK; this is encoded by the coding sequence ATGGCTGCTGATTCCTCTTCTGCCAATGCTTTCCTTGAAGAACTAGAGGCCCTCAGTGACTCCCTCTACAAATCACACACAACTCGAAGAACAGCTTCCCTTGTCCTGCCACGAACTTCATCTCCTTCTGTTCCATCTGCCCAAGAAGAAGATGTCAAAGTCAATGCAAAACCTCGATCACGCCGCCTGTCCTTGTCCCCATGGCGATCAAGGCCGAAGCTTGAAGATGCCAAGGCACCACCAACTACTCAGTCACCGGGAGAAACCAGAAAGCTAGATGAGTCGTCCGGTGACGGTGACAAGAAAGGGATTTGGAGCTGGAAGCCTATCCGGGCTTTGTCTCATATTGGAATGCAGAAACTAAGCTGTTTATTCTCCGTTGAAGTGGTTGCAGCACAAGGCCTTCCTTCTTCCATGAATGGCCTTAGGCTCTCTGTGTGTGTTagaaagaaagagacaaaggacGGTGCTGTTAAGACCATGCCATCACGTGTTACACAAGGAGCTGCAGATTTCGAAGAGACTCTTTTCATCAGGTGCCATGTTTATGCCACCCAAGCTGGTGGAGCTGCAAAGCAGGTTAAGTTTGAGCCACGCCCCTTTTTGATATACCTTTTCGCAGTTGATGCTAAAGAGCTTGATTTTGGAAGAAGCTCGGTGGATTTGAGCGAGCTCATCAAAGAATCCATTGAGAAAAACCATGAAGGAACACGAGTTCGCCAATGGGACACAAGCTTCAGCTTGTCTGGAAAGGCAAAGGGAGGAGAACTTGTTCTCAAACTGGGATTCCAGATCATGCAGAAAGATGGTGGACTCGATATATATAATCAACTCGAGaatccaaattcaaattcaaattccaagaccAGCTCCAGCTCCAGCAAGTTGAGAAATTTCTCATCTTTTGCTCGCAAACAATCCAAGACGTCCTTCAGCATGCCTAGTCCCAGAATGACAAGCAAAAATGATGCACGAAGGCAGGCAGATATTCAAGGAATGGATGATTTGAATCTTGATGACCCAAACCCGAAACCTGAAAAGGTGGAGGATTTCGATCTTCCTGATTTCGAGGTTGTTGACAAAGGTGTTGAGGTTcaagagaaggaagaagatgGAGGGGAATCTGAGAAACCTTTACCAGTCAAATCAACTCCTCCAGGTGAAGTTGTCAAGGAAATAGTCCATGATCATCTGCATCTCACTAGATTGAGTGAGCTTGATTCAATTGCCCAGCAGATAAAAGCTCTTGAGTCGATGATGGGAGAAGATGATAAGTATATGAAATTAGAGGACGAGACACAATCGCAAAGGCTAGATGCAGACGAAGAAACTGTGACGATGGAGTTTCTTCAGCTGCTTGAGGATCAAGACTTCAAAGGATACTCATTCAATCAACCTGAAATTCCACCATTACAACTTGAAGGACAGAAGGAATCTTCTTCTGCAGATGCTGAATCCAAGGTGTATCTGCCTGACCTTGGAAAGGGTTTGGGCTGTGTAGTTCAAACCAGAGATGGAGGCTACTTAGCTTCCATGAATCCATTAGATATGGCTGTGGAGAGGAAAGATACCCCAAAGCTAGCAATGCAGATGTCAAAGCCCTTTGTGTTGGAATCACATCAAAGCGTGACTGGCTTTGAGTTGTTTCAAAAACTGGCTGGTATTGGTCTTGATGAACTCAGCTCTCAAATTTTGTCATTGATGCCCATAGATGAACTTAGGGGCAAAACTGCAGAACAGGTGGCTTTTGAAGGCATTGCTTCTGCCATCATACATGGCAGGAGCAAGGAAGGAGCCAGTTCAAGCGCCGCTCGCATAGTTTCTTCCGTGAAAAGTATGGCAAATGCTATGAGCTCAGGAAGAAAAGAACGAATTTCGAGTGGCATTTGGAATGTGGATGAAGATCCGGTCAGTGCAGAGAAACTTCTGGCTTTTGCAATGCAGAAGATTGAATCAATGGCAGTGGAAGCATTGAAAATTCAAGCAGAAATGGCTGAGGAAGAAGCTCCGTTTGAAGTTTCTGCACTCAGCTCAAAGAAAGGGGACATTGAGAGTGGGAAAGAGATTTTGGCTTCTGCTTCTTCACTTGAGGATTGGATCAAAGATAATGCAAGTTCTGAGAGTGAAGCAGAAAAGGCCACACTGATGTTGGTTGTCCAATTGAGGGATCCGCTGAGACGCTATGAAGCAGTTGGAGGGCCTATGTTAGTAGTTGTTCATGCAACACAGGcggaggagaaggaagaggaggaggagaagaagttCAAATTAAGTAGCATGCATGTGGGAGGCTTCAAGGTGAGGAGTGGCACAAAAAAGAATTCATGGGACAGTGAGAGACAGAGGCTAACTGCAATGCAATGGTTGGTCTCATATGGCTTTGGAAAGGCAGCAAAGAAAGGGAAGCAAGCATTGCAAAAGGGGCAAGACCTGTTATGGACTATTTCCTCCCGAATTGTGGCTGACATGTGGCTTAAAACCATGAGAAATCCAGATATCAAGCTTCTAAAGTGA